The following DNA comes from Ictalurus punctatus breed USDA103 unplaced genomic scaffold, Coco_2.0 Super-Scaffold_100046, whole genome shotgun sequence.
CTGTGTTACACACTAACGTACAGTGTACGACTCGTGTATTCTACGTAGTTCCAAGAGAGATGGCAGAAGTCGCACCCGCTCCCGCCGCCGCGCCGGCCAAAGCGCCCAAGAAGAAAGTAGCTTCGAGAGCAAAAAAAGCCGGCCCTAGCGTCGGCGAGCTGATCGTCAAAGCCGTTTCCTCGTCTAAGGAGAGGAGCGGCGTGTCTCTCGCTGCTCTGAAGAAAGCGCTGGCTGCCGGCGGATACGATGTGGAGAAGAACAACTCCCGCGTCAAGATCGCCGTTAAGGGTCTCGTGACTAAAGGCActctggtgcagaccaaagggaCCGGCGCGTCTGGCTCTTTCAAGCTGAACAAGAAGCAGACCGAAGCCAAGAAGCCCTTGAAGAAAGCCGCGCCCAAAGCGAAAAAGCCCGCCGCCAAAAAGCCCGCCGCTACTAAGAAGCCCAAGAAGGTAGCGGCCAAGAAACCCGCCGCCGCGGCCAAGAAGTCTCCTAAGAAAGCGAAGAAGCCCACAGCCGCCGCAAAGAAAGCCACCAAGAGCCCGAAGAAGGCGAAAAAGCCGGCGACCCCTAAAAAGGCAGCCAAGAGCCCCAAGAAAGCGAAAGCTGTCAAGCCCAAGACCGCAAAGCCTAAAGCGGCAAAGGCGAAGAAGGCAGCACccaaaaagaagtaaagacgtttgtttctttcatgcttttgttccttaaacggctcttttaagagccacccatattttcctttaaagagcGACAATTCATTTTCAGTCAAGCTTTATGGAATCAAAGCAATACACGTTAGAAACGTTAAATTGTATGGATACACATATCTGCTACATATCATGTACACATAACCACAAGCTGATGCTGATTTTAGTACAGTAGAATAGAATCCTGATCGTGATTCCTAAACGTCATTCCTGATCTCCAAAACGATCACAGAATATGTAGGATAACATATTGAtacataataaatcaatgttaattataagaataaataaattcagtatatagttgttacttcgtgcttttgtatgaatattcccttctgtctgttttcattcgcgcgctctctctctctctctctctctctctcacacgcacacaagcacacaagcacaaacaGGGGTGGGAGGGGTGACGCTGGAATTCGACGGCCTGTTTTTGATTGGCTAATCTGCCATTGCGTTCTTAGCGAATAAGAGAGTGGCCGTTTTGTCTATATCACGGAGAGCTCGGGGTGTAACGTTCATTTCGGAGTTGCTGTTAGAACAGATTTGAGCATCAAGATGagtggcagaggaaaaaccggcgGAAAAGCTAGAGCTAAGGCCAAGACTCGTTCATCCAgggctggacttcagttccccgtGGGACGTGTGCACAGGCTTCTGCGTAAAGGCAACTATGCCGAGCGCGTCGGTGCCGGCGCTCCGGTCTACCTGGCCGCAGTGTTGGAGTATCTGACCGCTGAGATCCTGGAGTTGGCAGGTAATGCCGCCCGTGATAACAAGAAGACCCGTATCATTCCCCGCCACTTGCAGCTCGCCGTGCGTAACGACGAGGAGCTGAACAAACTGCTCGGTGGAGTGACCATCGCTCAAGGTGGTGTACTACCGAACATTCAGGCTGTGCTTCTGCCTAAAAAGACCGAGAAGGCCGTCAAGACTAAGTAAACTCGTCCACTGCCGCTTTTTCAGTacccaaaggctcttttaagagccaccatcTTTGCTTCAAAAGTGCAATTTTACACCCGTTTTTCTACTGAAAGTGTGCACTAGAAAGTCAGCacgtttgaaatgaaaacagaagcgTTATACTTTGCTAATAATTATGTGATAAcgttaagtagtagtagtagtaataatagtggtAGTTAGCGTGTTgtctaaatgaaatctgaggGGTGAAATTGTGCACTTTTAAGacagcatatttataaataaaaaaaggacgATAATTTTGTAGTCATGATTTGATACCATATTTAAGTAATGACTATGAGAACAATAGCAGTTAGCGtgctggttaaatgaagtctgaggagtgaaaatggtttgtgacggcgttgtgtgtgttcctaatgaacaaaGCATTTGTGTTAGAGAGCGCgccaatagaatagaatagtggCGGGCGACTTGTGTTTCGAACGGTGGCAGAGAAGACGGTCCAATAGTCAACAGGTGACGTAAAACGTTCTATCGAATAGCAGACGAGCGCGTTCGAGACGCCCAATCAGCGCAGGGCGGCGTTATGGCTTAAAAAGGCCGCGATCGCGCCCgcagtttattctgtttttctatcCGCGAAGTGCAGAGTTTGACGCTAtggcaagaaccaagcagaccgCCCGTAAGTCCACCGGTGGCAAGGCGCCAAGGAAGCAGCTCGCCACTAAGGCTGCCCGCAAGAGCGCGCCGGCTACCGGCGGCGTGAAGAAGCCTCACCGTTACAGGCCTGGCACCGTGGCTCTGAGGGAGATCCGCCGTTATCAGAAGTCTACTGAGCTGCTCATCCGCAAGCTGCCCTTCCAGCGCCTGGTGAGAGAAATCGCTCAGGACTTCAAGACCGACTTGCGTTTCCAGAGCTCGGCCGTCATGGCCCTGCAGGAAGCGAGTGAGGCATATCTGGTCGGTCTTTTCGAGGACACCAACCTGTGCGCTATCCacgccaagagagtgaccatcatgcccaaggatattcagctggcccgccgtattcgcggagaacgcgcCTAAACtacaactccgtctaatatacacaaaggctcttttaagagccacttcaCCGTCTCAGAAAACGGAAAATTTTCTTTCTTCGGCAGTCTCAatattagaacgtggtacagagataaaatgacacttttatatatatatgtgtgtgtgtgtgtatgtttaaatgatgtacaaggttttatattaaatatagtgctatgaatattaatgtttgtttttatagatgagccgttaattgtggttatgtccgaacaacacaatgcacagtaatgagctgtgtctgtaaaatagcccaaacctaccttcagtttcaggcggcgttgtgtgtTGCGCtagatggagcttgactgccctcgtgtggccaaactcgggaacggcgaTTTTCTAGAAGCGGATTTCTGGGCAAGAACTgttacatgatattattattaatctctctcttcccttttgtcccgtccatgataattattgttgttctttAACAATTGTAGACATGAGCTcatgttaaaatgaataaatagggAATAAAATGGTAATAACCATATATATTCTCGAGCgaaatagacgaggccacctagggaacacatgaagttacgtaggagcagtgatgagaatgaaatgactaataatagagtagccgcagagagaggcgtgtctccggggggaaagcaggacctcacactcaccgggcagtactggccattctcttctacggaaagtagctaaggtttgtctaaaaagtcgctagatatgaCGCTAGGAGCTTTTTTGAAAACGTTGGAGGAGGGTCTGCAGCGGGGAGtcctattttgagtgaaaggattgtattcatgttctgtagaaaataaaccctttaaagttatctagtgatttcgtatttattgactttttatcattcaagcaattttaagcctttatctctgtaatgttcttccctatttgtggatattctcgagtgaaatagacgaggccaccgagggaacacatgaagttatgcaggagcagtgatgagaatgaaatgactaataagattagaaagacattaataatcttactattagcagtaaatttgtgtactttattatgataactatactgctatgtacatgatataatgttaatgtgttaatatgttttaaatgtgtttgtgtgctgtccttATACCGTGTCTAGGTCAGTCTCCCGGCGCGCGCGCACAGACATATATAGTCAAATCGGAGCAGCGAGCCATAAGATCCGTTATGACGTCACATTCAGAGTTCTATAAGTTTCCTGATGGTATGCTTGACGGTTGTTCCCTTTATGACGCCGCGAATGTCGAGGTTTTTAAACGTTGTGTTATCTGAGCTggcctctgtattcatttgaacggagtagtatttaatcattggtctatctaaccttttcatgtggttagtttctttgtttgttcatctgtcgtgtttaagaatggacactgaaataatatatccagatatgtgtacagctgctgtgtgacaatgtaaacttaaaaaaccccaacatttccatgtctagagaagagggtgcgttctttaaaaattaaatcataatgatgatgctgtgaaacagttcagaagctccgtgtattgtccttgatacgtgaaaactagacaatgcacagtaataacgctgatgagctgcgtcagtgtaaaatagcccaaacctaccaTCTGTTTCAGGCGGcattgtgctggatggagcttgactgccctcgtgtgtccaaactcaggAACGGCAGTTTCCCTGAAGGGGTATTCTGTTCCAAGTTTGTGGTAGTTagccaagaaatattacatgattactattactctctctccccctttttaaacccgttcatgataattattgtatacattacctttatttttgtaatgttcttccctatttgtggatattctcgagtgaaatagatgaggccacgtagggaacacatgaagttaccTAGGAGCAGagtctaaaatatctttttgagGGACCTCAAACTATTATCATTTGCTATACTATTGATCATTACGTTAAGTACATCTTATTCGTATATGGAAAGTACTTAatgaagataatatactttagatttttttatgtaaccatttaagtatttgttgaaatgcttttgttactgataaatacatgtacatttaaattgattttgttctgtctgtgattttgtagatctggatgttcagctggtctcagatcaagcatcctcctctgtactgactccACTATCCCCAGCTTCATCCCATTCATCAGATTCCACAATTGTCCTGGAGTCcagaagaaagaggaggaacCCAACAGGGTTAATGGAGCAGAATGAAGCAAGACAGGTaagctttgaataaatgcatttaaaatactcaattatgtaattgtttattattgatacttatctgtagaagtgttttgtaaatgtattctcgACATAAAGGAAAGGCATTAAAAATCCTCTTAAATTTCCATGAGCATGTCATAACGATGTAAGATGTTTTGGCAGAAAGTTGATTGTGTTCTGAGTGCCAATCTAAAGAGTGAGGAAATCTTCAAGGAGTATGAAAAGACCAAAACACTAACATGTCTGCAACCAGGACGTTCACCATCTGTTTACGTGTGGCATATGTTAGAGCTACATGGGTAAGAATTGGAGGTCACTTCCCTCCCTTTGTCATCACAACAGATTCATGTGACGCAGCTAAAGAATGCTATTCTGTGTTGCTATAAAAGGAGAATTTATCCTTTAACTTcttgcaaaacatacacacttgcaaagtaaattgatttattttgaaaggagGATTCCATGGTCAAGTGTGAGGACCAATTATGCACTGGGAATTGTGACACTTTTTCCATACCTCCAagatcctttctccaaacatggataTGTAAGTTCTTGTATTCTGTCTGAAAACccaaaccagtgtgtgtgtttatattttcttcccttttatagttttaaagttaaaatgatcttgttttagatgagtgtttataggttgctcagctttgtattttccacttgtttttgtaattttatatagtcATTGTGTGAACTTATTGTGTTGAGTAATTCATTCTTGAAGCCAAGAATGAGATGCCTCTGTGTGGGTCTTTTCTTAAACAGGAACACTACTATGATCCTTTAGGGTAATACTGGCTTCATTGCATGGAGGATCAAGACAGTTCAACATAACACCTGTGCTGGCTCCTGGTGTCATTCCAAGACTGTTCTTCAGGATGGTCCAAAAAACAGACAAGAATCTCTGTTAACTTGTCAACAGCGATTTGGTGAGGAGTGCAGGGAGGCGATATCTACAATACGATATTCCACTGATGAGAAGATGAGCGACTTTCCAGTATTGACAGAAGATGGTGGGTGAGGATGCATCATCTTCAGTCCTGGATTTGTTCACTCGTTTCCTTGCTGTATCTGGATTGGTAAGAAAATATTTAGCTTTGTAAGTAGTTCTGAAAAGGAAATGACCttctctgtagttattaaaggagttcactggtacagtagagaaaggagttgttcagtgatcaccataacaacaacaggctggtccaaactgagaaattcaacgttctaatcttttatatcccaaatgtatgcataaataacacagcagatcttaatttttagtatttgaccttttatccatttatgtccgttatgtttaaacctgtataaaccttGTTTAAAGATCGACCACGatttctccatgatgtttggtgacgaagtgtctcagaagttcctggcaaagtggtcaacattcttcaagccaaaaatcattgcagactgcaagactcttaagaatatgggcgagctgctgtcaggaactgaacctgaaCCTGAGGACTAAAATGGTcagtataaactgttttgtattttaaaaatgttccagtctttaaaaaaataattaaatagagatcagttaattattttgtgatgtcTTTAGGATGGGACAGCGACATGTCCTCAATCCTTTTGCAGCTGCATCTGCTCCCTCCAACCTCaagaggccagaaaaaaaatatccaagatcAGTTCAGCTCAAGCAACCAGCCATCTTGTGAGCTATCTTAAGGTAtgcaaaagttaatatttaaacatcagatcttAATTTTAGGAGCTCTTGAGGTGTAGGTTATTTTGGGATTCTGAGACCTGCATCTCATTTTGCTTACACCACCTGCAAACAAGATGTGACGGTGCtagtgataatgtaaaaaacatgcaaagagttttattttcatatttattttatgtccctTTGCTGACCTTCAGGAAGGAGCCAGTGTGAATACCTTCATTGAGAGTG
Coding sequences within:
- the LOC128630019 gene encoding histone H2A; translated protein: MSGRGKTGGKARAKAKTRSSRAGLQFPVGRVHRLLRKGNYAERVGAGAPVYLAAVLEYLTAEILELAGNAARDNKKTRIIPRHLQLAVRNDEELNKLLGGVTIAQGGVLPNIQAVLLPKKTEKAVKTK
- the LOC128630005 gene encoding histone H3, which gives rise to MARTKQTARKSTGGKAPRKQLATKAARKSAPATGGVKKPHRYRPGTVALREIRRYQKSTELLIRKLPFQRLVREIAQDFKTDLRFQSSAVMALQEASEAYLVGLFEDTNLCAIHAKRVTIMPKDIQLARRIRGERA
- the LOC128629995 gene encoding histone H1-like; the encoded protein is MAEVAPAPAAAPAKAPKKKVASRAKKAGPSVGELIVKAVSSSKERSGVSLAALKKALAAGGYDVEKNNSRVKIAVKGLVTKGTLVQTKGTGASGSFKLNKKQTEAKKPLKKAAPKAKKPAAKKPAATKKPKKVAAKKPAAAAKKSPKKAKKPTAAAKKATKSPKKAKKPATPKKAAKSPKKAKAVKPKTAKPKAAKAKKAAPKKK